The window GTACAAGGACTCGCGCGAGCACTTCGAGATGCGCACGCACAAGCGCCTGATCGACATCCTCGACCCGACCCCCAAGACCGTTGACTCTCTGATGCGACTCGACCTCCCGGCCGGTGTCGACATCGAGATCAAGCTCTGAGGCCGGTGATCTGAAAGATGGCTAAGCAGATCAAGGGCATCCTGGGCGAGAAGCTCGGCATGACGCAGGTGTGGGACGAGAACAACCGTGTTGTTCCGGTCACCGTCGTCAAGGCCGGCCCCAACGTCGTGACCCAGGTCCGTACGAACGACGTCGACGGCTACGAGTCGGTCCAGATCGCCTTCGGCGAGATCGACCCGCGCAAGGTGAACAAGCCCCTCAAGGGCCACTTCGCCAAGGCCGACGTCACCCCCCGTCGTCACCTCGTCGAGATCCGCACCGCGGACGCCTCCGAGTACACGCTGGGCCAGGAAGTCACCGCCGAGGTGTTCGAGGCCGGCGTGAAGGTCGACGTCACCGGCAAGAGCAAGGGCAAGGGCTTCGCCGGTGTCATGAAGCGCCACAACTTCAAGGGCCTCGGCGCCGGTCACGGCACCCAGCGCAAGCACCGCTCGCCCGGTTCCATCGGTGGCTGCGCCACCCCGGGCCGCGTGTTCAAGGGCCTCCGCATGGCGGGTCGCATGGGCAACGAGCGGGTCACCACCCAGAACCTGACCGTCCACGCCGTTGACGCGGAGAAGGGTCTGCTGCTCATCAAGGGCGCGGTTCCCGGTCCGAACGGCGGCCTCGTCCTGGTCCGCACCGCGGCCAAGGGGGCCTGAGGTAACCGATGAGCACTGTTGACATCCTTTCGCCGGCGGGCGACAAGGCCGGTACCGTCGAGCTCCCTGCGGAGATCTTCGACGTAGAGAAGATCAGCGTTCCGCTGCTTCACCAGGTCGTCGTCGCGCAGCTGGCCGCTGCCCGCCAGGGCACGCACAAGACCAAGACCCGTGGCGAGGTCCGTGGTGGTGGCAAGAAGCCTTACCGCCAGAAGGGCACCGGTCGCGCCCGTCAGGGTTCGACCCGCGCGCCGCAGTTCGCCGGTGGTGGCGTCGTGCACGGTCCCGTGCCGCGTGACTACTCGCAGCGGACCCCGAAGAAGATGAAGGCCGCGGCCCTGCGCCACGCCCTCACCGACCGGGCCCGCAACAACCGCATCCACGTCGTCTCCGGCGTCATCGAGGGCGAGAACCCGTCCACGAAGGCCGCCAAGAGCCTGTTCGGCAAGATCTCGGAGCGCAAGAACCTGCTCCTGGTCGTCGAGCGCGCCGACGAGGCCGCGTGGCTGTCCGCCCGCAACCTGCCCCAGGTCCACATCCTGGAGCCGGGCCAGCTGAACACGTACGACGTTCTCGTCTCGGACGACGTGGTCTTCACCCAGGCCGCTCTCGAGTCCTTCGTGTCCGGCCCGAAGGCCAATGACACCGAAGGGAGCGAGGCCTGATGGCTATCCGTCACCCCGCCATTGCCTCGAAGGCCGCGAAGAAGGCCAAGGAAGCGCGCGTCAAGAAGGCGCGTCGCCACGCCACCGAGGGCAAGAACACCGTCGTCACGCCGGCGAGCAAGGCCTTCACGGACCTCCGTGACGTCCTGATCAAGCCGGTCGTGTCCGAGAAGAGCTACGCGCTCCTCGACGAGAACAAGTACACGTTCATCGTCGCCCCGGGCTCCAACAAGACCCAGATCAAGCAGGCCGTCGAGACGGTCTTCGAGGTCAAGGTCACCGGGGTCAACACGATCAACCGCCAGGGCAAGCGCAAGCGGACCCGCACCGGCTTCGGCCAGCGTGCCGGGACCAAGCGCGCGATCGTGACCCTCGCTGAGGGCGACCGTATCGACATCTTCGGCGGTCCGACCGCCTAAGGGCGGTCCGGATCGTCCGATATCGGACGAGGACTGAGAAATGGGAATCCGCAAGTACAAGCCGACTACGCCGGGCCGCCGTGGCTCCAGCGTCGCCGACTTCGTCGAGGTCACGCGGTCCACGCCGGAGAAGTCGTTGGTCCGCCCCCTGCACAGCAAGGGTGGCCGTAACAACTCCGGTCGTGTGACCGTCCGCCACCAGGGTGGTGGCCACAAGCGCGCCTACCGCGTGATCGACTTCCGTCGTCACGACAAGGACGGCGTGCCGGCGAAGGTCGCGCACATCGAGTACGACCCCAACCGCACCGCGCGCATCGCGCTGCTGCACTACGCCGACGGCGAGAAGCGCTACATCCTCGCCCCGCGCAACCTGCAGCAGGGTGACCGCGTCGAGAACGGTCCCGGGGCCGACATCAAGCCGGGCAACAACCTGGCGCTGCGCAACATCCCGGTCGGTACCACGATCCACGCGATCGAGCTCCGTCCCGGTGGCGGCGCCAAGTTCGCCCGCTCCGCCGGTGCCTCCGTGCAGCTGCTCGCGAAGGAGGGCTCGATGGCCCACCTCCGCATGCCCTCCGGTGAGATCCGCCTGGTCGACCAGCGCTGCCGCGCCACGGTCGGCGAGGTCGGCAACGCCGAGCAGAGCAACATCAACTGGGGTAAGGCCGGCCGTAAGCGCTGGCTGGGCGTTCGCCCGACCGTTCGCGGTGTGGCGATGAACCCGGTTGACCACCCGCACGGTGGTGGTGAGGGCAAGACCTCCGGTGGTCGCCACCCGGTCTCCCCGTGGGGTCAGAAGGAGGGTCGTACTCGTGCTCCCAAGAAGGCGAGCAACAAGTACATCGTCCGCCGCCGCAAGACGAACAAGAAGCGCTAGGAGCGGGTTTAGATGCCGCGCAGTCTCAAGAAGGGGCCCTTCGTCGACGACCACCTGTTCAAGAAGGTGGAAGCCCAGAACGAAGCCGGCAC of the Streptomyces sp. T12 genome contains:
- the rplC gene encoding 50S ribosomal protein L3, which codes for MAKQIKGILGEKLGMTQVWDENNRVVPVTVVKAGPNVVTQVRTNDVDGYESVQIAFGEIDPRKVNKPLKGHFAKADVTPRRHLVEIRTADASEYTLGQEVTAEVFEAGVKVDVTGKSKGKGFAGVMKRHNFKGLGAGHGTQRKHRSPGSIGGCATPGRVFKGLRMAGRMGNERVTTQNLTVHAVDAEKGLLLIKGAVPGPNGGLVLVRTAAKGA
- the rplW gene encoding 50S ribosomal protein L23, with protein sequence MAIRHPAIASKAAKKAKEARVKKARRHATEGKNTVVTPASKAFTDLRDVLIKPVVSEKSYALLDENKYTFIVAPGSNKTQIKQAVETVFEVKVTGVNTINRQGKRKRTRTGFGQRAGTKRAIVTLAEGDRIDIFGGPTA
- the rplD gene encoding 50S ribosomal protein L4, with amino-acid sequence MSTVDILSPAGDKAGTVELPAEIFDVEKISVPLLHQVVVAQLAAARQGTHKTKTRGEVRGGGKKPYRQKGTGRARQGSTRAPQFAGGGVVHGPVPRDYSQRTPKKMKAAALRHALTDRARNNRIHVVSGVIEGENPSTKAAKSLFGKISERKNLLLVVERADEAAWLSARNLPQVHILEPGQLNTYDVLVSDDVVFTQAALESFVSGPKANDTEGSEA
- the rplB gene encoding 50S ribosomal protein L2 — translated: MGIRKYKPTTPGRRGSSVADFVEVTRSTPEKSLVRPLHSKGGRNNSGRVTVRHQGGGHKRAYRVIDFRRHDKDGVPAKVAHIEYDPNRTARIALLHYADGEKRYILAPRNLQQGDRVENGPGADIKPGNNLALRNIPVGTTIHAIELRPGGGAKFARSAGASVQLLAKEGSMAHLRMPSGEIRLVDQRCRATVGEVGNAEQSNINWGKAGRKRWLGVRPTVRGVAMNPVDHPHGGGEGKTSGGRHPVSPWGQKEGRTRAPKKASNKYIVRRRKTNKKR